One Dictyoglomus thermophilum H-6-12 DNA window includes the following coding sequences:
- a CDS encoding phosphotriesterase family protein encodes MIMTVRGAVDRKEIGKSLVHEHILVDFSSAEEQIVIDDNLRNDIVEVMLPYLVEIKELGYNSFFECTPKYVGRDVKILRILSEKTGLNIITNTGFYGAGEDKHVPKKYRQLSPEDFAEMWINEWKNSIEDGIKPGFIKTAVNPGPLNDIDEKLIRASAFAHLETGLTVACHTGEKQCALEVAKIFEEEKVDLSALIIVHADAIEDFDVHLELLDRGAFLEYDSVGGRPIEYHLNLIERVIKEGFIDRILISHDAGWFTVGKPKESQNIRPYTDISYKLIPKLVERNIGEDIINRLLVDNPGEAFDIKVRRR; translated from the coding sequence ATGATTATGACTGTAAGAGGGGCAGTAGATAGAAAAGAAATAGGGAAAAGTTTGGTACACGAGCATATTCTGGTGGATTTTTCCTCTGCTGAAGAACAGATAGTTATTGATGACAATTTAAGAAACGATATTGTGGAAGTTATGCTACCCTATTTAGTAGAAATCAAAGAATTGGGTTATAACAGCTTTTTTGAGTGCACTCCTAAATATGTGGGAAGAGATGTAAAGATTTTAAGAATATTATCAGAAAAAACCGGTTTGAATATTATAACAAATACAGGTTTTTATGGGGCAGGAGAGGATAAGCATGTTCCCAAAAAGTACCGGCAACTTTCTCCGGAAGATTTCGCAGAGATGTGGATTAATGAATGGAAAAATAGTATTGAAGATGGAATTAAACCTGGTTTTATTAAAACTGCTGTAAATCCTGGTCCTTTAAATGATATAGATGAAAAATTAATAAGAGCTTCTGCCTTTGCTCATCTTGAGACTGGACTTACAGTGGCGTGCCATACTGGAGAAAAGCAATGCGCTCTTGAAGTTGCAAAGATTTTTGAAGAAGAAAAAGTAGATCTTTCTGCTCTTATTATTGTCCATGCAGATGCTATTGAGGATTTTGATGTTCACCTTGAGTTATTAGATAGAGGGGCTTTTCTTGAATATGATTCCGTAGGAGGAAGGCCAATAGAATATCATTTAAATCTAATAGAGCGAGTTATAAAAGAAGGATTTATAGATAGGATTTTAATTTCTCATGATGCTGGTTGGTTTACAGTAGGAAAGCCTAAAGAATCTCAAAATATAAGGCCTTATACTGATATATCTTACAAGCTCATTCCTAAACTTGTAGAGAGAAATATTGGAGAGGATATTATTAATAGATTACTTGTAGACAATCCAGGTGAAGCCTTTGATATAAAGGTTAGAAGAAGGTAA
- a CDS encoding YbgA family protein, whose product MRKFNKPKIIYSTCLTSEPVRYDGGIIRDAFALKLKEFCEVITVCPEISIGLGVPRDKIILYVEENRIKVYQPKTGLDLTNKMLDFSEDFLGKLPEVDGFLLKSKSPSCGLSNTMIYKDKEGKIFHSKGIGLFAHKVLEKFPNIPAEDEGRLRNPEIRERFLTRIFVLADLRILKERPPKIRDLIEFHQNNKYLLMAYSQKHLKELGNLLANQTKYSFEELIEKYTIFFREALSVIPKRGNHTNVIFHIYGYFSKKLKEGEKNHFLYLLNLYRKAKINLRPIIEILKSWAYRFDDQYLLNQTYLNPYPDELTHIE is encoded by the coding sequence ATGAGGAAGTTTAACAAACCCAAAATAATATATAGCACTTGTCTTACCTCAGAACCTGTGAGGTATGATGGAGGCATAATAAGAGATGCCTTTGCCTTAAAGCTAAAAGAATTTTGCGAAGTGATAACTGTATGTCCTGAGATCTCTATAGGCCTTGGAGTCCCAAGAGATAAAATAATATTATATGTTGAAGAAAATAGAATAAAGGTTTATCAGCCCAAAACAGGCTTAGACCTTACCAATAAGATGTTGGATTTTTCTGAAGATTTCTTAGGTAAACTTCCAGAGGTAGATGGCTTTCTGTTAAAAAGCAAATCACCTTCTTGCGGTTTATCAAATACTATGATCTATAAAGATAAAGAAGGAAAAATCTTTCATTCTAAGGGAATAGGTCTTTTTGCTCATAAAGTTTTAGAAAAATTCCCCAATATTCCTGCAGAAGATGAGGGAAGACTTAGAAATCCAGAAATTCGAGAAAGATTCTTGACGAGAATATTTGTATTGGCAGATTTGAGAATTCTAAAAGAAAGACCCCCAAAAATAAGAGACCTAATAGAATTTCACCAGAATAATAAATATCTTCTTATGGCTTATTCCCAAAAACACCTAAAGGAGCTAGGAAACCTATTGGCAAATCAAACTAAATACTCTTTTGAGGAATTAATAGAGAAATATACCATTTTCTTCAGAGAGGCCCTTTCTGTGATTCCTAAAAGAGGAAACCATACAAATGTTATCTTCCACATATATGGATACTTTTCAAAAAAATTAAAAGAAGGAGAAAAAAACCATTTTTTATATCTTCTCAATCTATACAGAAAGGCAAAAATCAATTTAAGACCAATTATTGAAATTTTAAAAAGTTGGGCATATAGATTTGATGATCAGTACCTTTTAAATCAAACCTACCTAAATCCATATCCTGATGAACTTACACATATTGAATAA
- the thiS gene encoding sulfur carrier protein ThiS — protein sequence MLVNDREIKFKGNLKDLLLFLNYPTEKIVVLVNGEIVKKENWENMKLKDEDYIEIVSLVGGG from the coding sequence ATGCTTGTAAACGATAGAGAAATAAAATTTAAAGGCAATCTAAAAGACCTACTTCTTTTTCTAAATTATCCCACAGAGAAAATCGTAGTATTGGTAAACGGAGAGATTGTAAAAAAGGAAAACTGGGAAAACATGAAGTTAAAAGATGAAGATTATATAGAAATTGTCTCCCTTGTAGGAGGAGGTTAA
- a CDS encoding thiazole synthase, with amino-acid sequence MSLIIANTVVNNRLFVGTGKLPDYSIIPKMHEELKIEVFAVAVRRINPESGKGYSILDFLPKTAKIMVNTSGARNHKEAVKIAEIGRELTGSDWVKIEISGELKYLLPDNEETIKAADILVKEGFKVFPYISPDLVVAKKLEEIGVSAVMPLGSPIGSNKGIDCETLLKAIIDEISLPVIIDAGIGKPSHASKAMELGADAVLINTAIATSNDPFKMAQAFDLAVKAGRLAYEIGLPQEKEYADASSPLVDFIKGIR; translated from the coding sequence ATGAGCTTGATTATTGCGAACACCGTTGTAAATAATCGTTTATTTGTAGGCACAGGAAAATTACCTGATTATAGTATCATCCCTAAAATGCATGAGGAACTCAAAATAGAAGTGTTTGCTGTAGCAGTAAGAAGAATAAATCCTGAAAGTGGTAAGGGATATTCTATTTTAGATTTCCTCCCCAAAACTGCCAAAATAATGGTAAATACTTCTGGAGCAAGAAATCACAAAGAAGCTGTAAAAATTGCGGAAATAGGGAGAGAACTGACAGGTTCTGACTGGGTAAAGATAGAGATATCAGGGGAACTAAAATATCTATTACCTGATAATGAAGAGACTATAAAAGCAGCAGATATACTTGTTAAGGAAGGATTTAAAGTATTTCCTTACATATCACCAGACCTGGTGGTGGCAAAAAAATTAGAGGAAATAGGGGTTTCTGCAGTAATGCCTTTAGGTTCTCCTATAGGAAGCAATAAAGGCATAGACTGTGAAACCTTGTTAAAAGCAATTATAGATGAAATATCTCTACCTGTAATAATTGATGCAGGTATAGGAAAACCCTCTCATGCCTCAAAAGCTATGGAATTAGGAGCTGATGCAGTACTCATAAATACTGCTATAGCCACATCAAATGATCCCTTTAAAATGGCACAAGCTTTTGATTTAGCGGTAAAAGCAGGAAGATTAGCTTACGAAATTGGCCTTCCTCAAGAAAAAGAATATGCTGATGCTTCATCTCCATTAGTAGATTTTATAAAAGGAATTAGGTGA
- the thiH gene encoding 2-iminoacetate synthase ThiH, translated as MLEILKEADEILKNLNNLEHKGVNIKKILEKAKISREELIILLTDNSDENLILMAKKAKQLTERYFGKTITLFTPLYLSNYCFSPCDYCGFSAKNKIFRKKLDQQEIVKEYEAIKEMNIDSILLLTGCDKINTPFEYILDAVKLAKNYFSEISIEVYPMEEEEYEILVKEGLTGVVQYQETYNQETYKKLHPIGPKSDYEYRLYTQERALKAGVYEVTVGVLLGLHDPVEDVFKTILHAEYLSKKYPKAEINISFPRFRDPQTGFKPKYEVNEKSLLRFILCARIYLPHVGITISTRESSMFRDSIIGYGVTKMSAGSRTTVGGYSKIENTNAQFETDDKRSVNEIVKAIKNKGYRPEFTNWIRGGLY; from the coding sequence ATGTTAGAAATCTTAAAAGAAGCAGATGAAATTTTGAAAAATCTTAATAATCTAGAACATAAAGGGGTTAATATAAAGAAAATCTTAGAGAAAGCTAAAATATCAAGGGAAGAACTAATCATTCTTCTCACGGACAATTCTGACGAAAACCTTATACTCATGGCTAAAAAAGCTAAGCAACTTACTGAGAGATACTTTGGAAAGACTATAACTCTTTTTACTCCTCTTTATCTTTCCAATTACTGCTTTTCTCCTTGTGATTATTGTGGTTTCTCAGCTAAAAATAAAATTTTTAGAAAGAAGCTTGATCAACAAGAAATAGTAAAAGAATATGAGGCAATCAAAGAAATGAATATTGATAGTATTTTACTTCTTACGGGATGCGATAAAATAAATACACCTTTCGAGTACATACTTGATGCAGTAAAGCTTGCAAAAAATTATTTTTCTGAAATTTCCATAGAGGTTTACCCTATGGAAGAAGAGGAATATGAGATATTAGTAAAAGAAGGACTAACAGGAGTAGTACAGTATCAAGAAACATACAATCAGGAAACTTATAAAAAACTTCATCCTATAGGTCCAAAAAGTGATTATGAATATAGACTGTATACTCAAGAAAGAGCTCTAAAGGCGGGAGTTTATGAGGTAACTGTAGGAGTACTATTAGGACTCCATGATCCTGTGGAAGATGTATTTAAAACAATCCTTCACGCAGAGTACCTCTCTAAAAAATATCCTAAGGCAGAAATTAACATATCCTTCCCAAGATTTAGAGATCCCCAAACAGGCTTCAAACCTAAATATGAGGTAAACGAAAAATCTCTCTTAAGATTTATCCTCTGTGCAAGAATATATTTACCTCACGTAGGAATAACTATATCCACAAGAGAAAGCAGTATGTTTAGAGATAGTATTATAGGCTATGGCGTTACTAAAATGTCTGCAGGATCAAGAACCACTGTAGGAGGATATTCCAAGATTGAAAATACCAACGCTCAGTTTGAGACTGATGATAAAAGAAGTGTAAACGAAATTGTTAAAGCAATAAAAAATAAAGGATATAGACCAGAATTTACAAATTGGATAAGAGGAGGTCTTTATTAA
- the thiF gene encoding sulfur carrier protein ThiS adenylyltransferase ThiF: MNFFEEMLLSYFTKEQLDKIQKTRIVIMGCGGLGSNGAITLTRTGFKNFILIDHDKVEISNLNRQAYFFNQIGMPKAKALKENILKINPDCYIEEYVERITSENIESFMHKGDIIMEAVDSAQTKALILNTAIKLNKKVVSASGVCGYGNSEKIKIRRINNNVSIIGDFESDNSVFKPYAPKVIAISSLQCDEILRMVLYE; this comes from the coding sequence ATGAACTTTTTTGAAGAAATGTTATTAAGCTATTTTACCAAAGAACAACTTGATAAGATACAAAAAACCCGCATAGTAATAATGGGCTGTGGTGGGCTTGGCTCAAATGGAGCCATCACATTAACCAGAACAGGATTTAAAAATTTCATACTCATAGATCATGATAAGGTAGAGATTTCAAACCTAAATCGTCAAGCTTATTTTTTTAATCAAATAGGAATGCCTAAGGCAAAAGCCTTGAAGGAAAACATATTAAAAATAAACCCTGATTGTTACATTGAAGAGTATGTAGAAAGAATAACCTCTGAAAACATAGAGAGCTTTATGCATAAAGGAGATATCATCATGGAAGCAGTAGACTCCGCTCAGACAAAAGCCCTCATTTTAAACACTGCTATAAAACTTAATAAAAAAGTAGTTTCTGCCTCAGGAGTGTGTGGCTATGGAAATTCTGAAAAGATAAAAATAAGAAGAATTAATAATAATGTGTCTATTATTGGAGACTTTGAAAGTGACAACTCGGTTTTTAAACCATATGCCCCTAAAGTAATTGCCATATCAAGTCTTCAGTGTGATGAAATATTGAGGATGGTGCTTTATGAATAA
- the thiE gene encoding thiamine phosphate synthase, producing MNKGEKLSLFKDYNLYCLTCEDYSLGRRNIDVVREILNAGVRIIQYREKKKTMREKYQEAKKIRELTAQYNALLIINDHLDLAKIVEADGVHIGQEDYPIEVAKEYLGDEFIIGLTTHTKTQVIEAFQKGADYIGLGPIFPSYTKEKPHPPIGLEIIEWAVNHVHIPIVAIGGIKESNIYEVLKHGAKCIAMVTEIVSSQDIYEKTKNIIRILEGYKNGKNLA from the coding sequence ATGAATAAAGGAGAAAAACTAAGCTTATTTAAAGATTATAATTTGTACTGTTTAACTTGTGAAGATTACTCCTTAGGTAGAAGAAATATCGATGTGGTAAGAGAAATTCTTAATGCAGGTGTTAGGATAATTCAATACCGAGAAAAGAAAAAAACTATGAGAGAAAAATACCAAGAAGCAAAGAAAATAAGAGAATTAACAGCTCAATACAATGCCCTGCTCATAATAAACGACCATCTGGACCTTGCTAAAATCGTCGAAGCCGATGGAGTACACATTGGTCAAGAAGACTATCCCATAGAAGTTGCTAAAGAGTATTTAGGTGATGAATTTATTATAGGTCTTACCACTCATACAAAGACACAAGTTATAGAAGCATTTCAAAAAGGAGCCGACTACATTGGTCTTGGTCCTATCTTCCCAAGCTATACAAAGGAAAAACCCCATCCTCCCATAGGCTTAGAGATAATTGAGTGGGCTGTAAACCACGTCCATATTCCCATAGTAGCCATTGGAGGCATAAAAGAATCTAACATTTACGAAGTCCTAAAACATGGAGCAAAGTGTATTGCAATGGTAACCGAAATAGTTTCTTCTCAGGATATTTATGAGAAAACAAAGAATATTATTCGTATATTGGAGGGATATAAAAATGGAAAAAACCTTGCTTGA
- the thiC gene encoding phosphomethylpyrimidine synthase ThiC — MEKTLLEKAKNKEISIEIKSAFENEEIPSLEILLQNISEGKTVIPANKKRKREKYYAIGKGCTVKINANIGVTANYSSFDKELKKAELCEKYNVESVMDLSCGAFAQRFREKLIREFSFIVGSVPVYDLSGRFKDFTKAKPKDFLEVLEEHVETGVDFVTIHAGINRELVEKISTKNRILNIVSRGGSMIYKWMKENKAENPYFEYFDDVLKILKKYDVTISIGDAFRPGCVEDAGEELQIRETYIVSQLAEKAREYGIQVIIEGPGHVRANEIYWTVKMIKKICKDAPLYVLGPLTTDIAAGYDHISGSMGALIASLAGADFLCYVTPAEHLRLPDLEDVKEGIIAFKIAAHSANIARGFKKALERDIEISIARRDLNWEKIINLSIDPEKAKRYRGELNNICTMCGELCAIKNSN, encoded by the coding sequence ATGGAAAAAACCTTGCTTGAAAAAGCCAAAAACAAAGAAATATCCATAGAAATAAAATCTGCCTTTGAAAATGAAGAAATTCCATCCCTTGAGATCTTGTTACAAAATATATCCGAAGGAAAAACAGTTATTCCAGCAAATAAAAAAAGAAAAAGAGAAAAATATTATGCCATTGGAAAAGGTTGTACCGTAAAGATTAACGCAAATATTGGAGTAACAGCAAATTATTCTAGTTTTGATAAAGAGCTAAAGAAGGCCGAACTTTGTGAAAAATATAATGTGGAATCAGTTATGGACCTTTCCTGTGGCGCCTTTGCCCAAAGATTCAGAGAAAAACTTATAAGAGAATTTTCTTTCATAGTAGGAAGTGTACCAGTGTATGATCTTTCTGGCAGATTTAAAGATTTTACAAAAGCAAAACCTAAAGACTTTTTAGAAGTCCTTGAGGAACATGTAGAAACAGGAGTTGATTTTGTCACCATACATGCAGGAATAAACAGAGAACTCGTTGAAAAGATAAGCACTAAAAACCGTATACTCAACATCGTATCTCGCGGTGGATCTATGATCTACAAATGGATGAAAGAAAATAAAGCTGAAAATCCATATTTTGAATACTTTGATGACGTGCTTAAGATATTAAAAAAATATGATGTAACCATAAGTATAGGAGACGCTTTTAGACCAGGATGCGTAGAGGATGCAGGAGAAGAACTACAAATAAGAGAAACCTACATAGTAAGCCAACTTGCAGAAAAAGCAAGAGAATATGGCATACAAGTAATTATAGAAGGACCTGGTCATGTAAGAGCCAACGAAATATACTGGACTGTTAAAATGATTAAGAAAATATGTAAGGATGCTCCCCTCTATGTTTTAGGACCTCTTACCACAGATATAGCAGCAGGATATGATCATATATCCGGAAGCATGGGAGCATTGATTGCATCTCTTGCTGGAGCTGACTTTCTATGTTACGTTACTCCAGCAGAACATTTGAGATTGCCTGATCTGGAAGATGTAAAAGAAGGAATTATTGCCTTCAAGATTGCAGCCCATAGTGCAAATATAGCAAGAGGCTTTAAAAAAGCCTTAGAAAGAGATATAGAGATTTCTATAGCAAGAAGAGATTTAAATTGGGAAAAGATCATAAATCTATCTATAGATCCTGAAAAAGCTAAAAGGTACAGAGGAGAGCTTAACAACATTTGTACCATGTGTGGTGAACTTTGTGCCATCAAAAACAGTAACTAA
- the thiD gene encoding bifunctional hydroxymethylpyrimidine kinase/phosphomethylpyrimidine kinase has translation MPSKTVTKILVIAGFDPSGGAGILLDTKIIHYLGGYAFCIPTCLTVQNTQKVYKTYEINPKYFLKTFEALIKDVDYFDGVKIGALYSKKIIDLIINLIITYELKNIILDPVINPTKGKPLLKKDAFSSLLQLISLCSVITPNIPEAEFLSGIKIKSLDDMEFSLLKIRDKFNIKNIILKGGHLAIGNEVYDLLYTEDKIISFKKEYLKNKHIHGTGCLFSSILTFFLAQNLSIEKAFYETENNFNKFIKRAIKISKGQYVINL, from the coding sequence GTGCCATCAAAAACAGTAACTAAGATATTAGTCATAGCTGGATTTGATCCATCAGGCGGTGCAGGAATACTATTAGACACAAAGATAATCCATTATCTTGGAGGTTATGCCTTTTGTATTCCTACCTGTCTTACTGTTCAAAACACTCAAAAAGTTTACAAAACCTATGAGATAAACCCAAAATATTTTTTAAAAACCTTTGAAGCCCTAATAAAGGACGTTGATTACTTTGATGGTGTAAAAATAGGCGCACTATATTCAAAAAAGATAATTGATTTAATAATAAATTTAATAATAACATACGAACTCAAAAATATAATCCTTGATCCAGTTATTAATCCCACAAAAGGTAAACCGCTTCTGAAAAAGGATGCCTTTTCTTCCTTACTTCAACTTATATCCCTTTGCAGTGTTATAACCCCTAATATACCAGAGGCAGAATTTTTAAGTGGAATAAAAATAAAGTCCCTTGATGATATGGAGTTTTCCTTACTAAAAATTAGAGATAAATTTAATATCAAAAATATTATCCTAAAAGGTGGACACTTAGCCATAGGAAACGAAGTATATGATTTGCTATATACCGAAGACAAGATTATATCCTTTAAAAAGGAATATTTGAAAAATAAGCACATTCATGGAACAGGATGCCTTTTTTCATCAATTCTTACCTTTTTTCTTGCCCAAAATCTAAGTATAGAGAAGGCATTTTATGAAACAGAAAACAATTTTAACAAATTTATTAAAAGGGCTATAAAAATCTCAAAAGGACAATACGTGATAAATTTATAA
- a CDS encoding metallophosphoesterase family protein — translation MKQIKKLITIILLIIGLCSFAYGFTFAVIGDRAGRPVPGVFERNLSEILKRKPDFIIQLGDILVEGTEKEYKYIGELLRNVNIPFYIVPGNHDLYKDPRGEKFQKFTGRPLYYYFDYENARFIILNNSSGILGKTQLEWLTNVLKENDKKYKFVFMHQPVISPGLFFLLHKADPVESKMLMKLFEEYKVNYVFSGHIHMYYRKEINGVVYIISGIGGARPYVSSDLDEGKPHFVLMEVTDKGIKEEVVRLNW, via the coding sequence ATGAAGCAAATAAAGAAGTTAATAACCATAATTCTCTTAATCATAGGTCTGTGCTCTTTTGCTTATGGTTTTACTTTTGCAGTAATAGGAGATAGAGCAGGAAGGCCTGTGCCAGGGGTTTTTGAAAGAAATCTTTCTGAAATTCTAAAAAGGAAGCCTGATTTTATTATCCAGCTTGGAGACATATTAGTAGAGGGTACTGAGAAAGAATATAAATATATAGGCGAACTTTTAAGAAATGTTAATATACCCTTTTACATTGTTCCTGGAAATCATGATCTTTATAAGGATCCAAGGGGAGAAAAATTTCAAAAATTTACTGGTAGGCCTTTGTATTATTATTTTGATTATGAAAACGCAAGATTTATAATTTTAAATAATTCTTCGGGAATTCTTGGAAAAACTCAACTTGAATGGTTAACTAATGTACTTAAAGAGAACGATAAGAAGTATAAATTCGTCTTTATGCATCAACCAGTTATATCTCCAGGTTTATTTTTTCTGCTTCATAAAGCTGATCCTGTGGAATCAAAGATGCTAATGAAGTTATTTGAAGAGTATAAAGTAAATTATGTTTTTTCTGGACATATTCATATGTACTACAGAAAAGAAATTAATGGGGTAGTATATATTATTTCTGGTATTGGGGGAGCACGCCCTTATGTTTCGTCAGATCTAGATGAAGGAAAACCTCATTTTGTTTTGATGGAAGTTACCGATAAGGGAATAAAAGAGGAAGTAGTGAGATTAAACTGGTAA
- a CDS encoding DUF4388 domain-containing protein has translation MGIRGDLQSIPLWEVLQTLSIGKKTGRLEIDTGVKKAEIFFENGKIVNVRSGFIEGYNAILGLALWDRGDFVFYPDEKAQNKILNLDPLEIIVNLSQNLDLMNYLGDFVLLPVRIDGLALEEEVVSSSFDGIAKVRDVVMTSPLGELKTLELLRKLIDEEKLIRVDDDERVFWVYILWRFWRFLTQEDGRKYLTNERALRKDIQTFISKMEEDISGLLEDLINSEKTSWHYFYRHLLRMGANEIEVFIRNVFDFLNKYVKSEIDKTKSEQFSTVLKSEGSDIFLPVGRDLKTDEFIISYLFNGERTLRQVFDYSPFEKIHTQNVITTLINNNCLINIKTDYKLALIHSFYIFWSNLTRELKDKSLIREIERVWSEFKEGCLLDVKYLFGHIILDKKPNFIYFYKEKDKYGEDEIKSFIISSMEVIYNTLEGRLGKDIKEEILSKIIREIEDKIGKTKEIYTNLIR, from the coding sequence ATGGGGATAAGAGGAGATTTGCAGAGTATTCCTCTTTGGGAAGTACTTCAGACTCTTTCTATAGGGAAAAAAACAGGGAGACTTGAGATAGATACTGGGGTAAAGAAGGCAGAAATATTCTTTGAGAATGGAAAAATAGTAAATGTTAGAAGTGGTTTTATAGAAGGATATAATGCAATTTTAGGTCTTGCTTTGTGGGATAGGGGGGATTTTGTATTCTATCCTGATGAAAAGGCACAAAATAAAATTTTGAACTTGGATCCTTTAGAAATTATTGTCAATCTTTCTCAAAATCTTGACTTGATGAATTATTTGGGTGATTTTGTTTTACTTCCTGTTAGAATAGATGGTCTTGCATTAGAGGAAGAGGTGGTGTCCTCGTCTTTTGATGGTATTGCCAAAGTAAGAGATGTGGTAATGACCTCTCCTTTGGGAGAATTAAAAACTTTAGAGTTGCTTCGAAAGCTGATAGATGAAGAGAAGCTTATTAGAGTAGATGATGATGAAAGGGTATTTTGGGTATACATATTGTGGAGATTTTGGAGATTTTTGACTCAGGAAGATGGTAGAAAGTATCTAACCAATGAGAGAGCTTTAAGAAAAGATATCCAGACTTTCATATCTAAGATGGAGGAGGATATTTCAGGATTATTAGAGGATTTGATAAATTCTGAAAAAACATCGTGGCACTACTTTTATAGGCATTTGTTGAGAATGGGAGCTAACGAGATTGAAGTGTTTATAAGAAATGTATTTGATTTTTTAAACAAGTATGTAAAGAGTGAAATTGATAAGACAAAGTCTGAACAGTTCTCCACAGTATTAAAATCTGAAGGAAGTGATATATTTCTTCCCGTAGGCAGAGATTTAAAAACCGACGAGTTTATAATATCTTACCTATTTAATGGGGAAAGAACCCTAAGGCAAGTTTTTGATTACTCACCTTTTGAAAAAATCCATACACAAAATGTGATTACAACGTTAATAAATAATAATTGTTTGATAAATATTAAAACTGATTATAAGCTTGCTTTGATCCACTCTTTTTATATTTTCTGGAGTAATTTAACCAGAGAGTTAAAAGATAAAAGCTTAATTCGGGAGATCGAAAGAGTATGGAGCGAGTTTAAGGAGGGCTGTTTGCTTGATGTGAAATATTTATTCGGACATATAATCTTGGATAAAAAACCGAATTTTATATACTTTTATAAAGAAAAGGACAAGTATGGAGAGGATGAGATTAAGAGTTTCATAATTAGTAGCATGGAGGTAATATATAATACATTGGAGGGTAGATTGGGGAAAGATATTAAAGAAGAAATTCTTAGTAAAATTATAAGAGAAATAGAGGATAAAATTGGGAAAACAAAGGAGATATATACTAATTTAATAAGGTAA
- a CDS encoding ABC transporter permease, whose product MKEGVKSKRLIKTSRIQELGILVILFLLSLFLSLTTETFLTSTNIFNILRAFSWIAISGFGILMVIITGGIDLSVGSVMAMAGLITAMMLKANFGVFLSILGGIFIGGLIGFINGILISKTNLPPFIATLGTMNIARGFCYGVTGGWPVRDLPKSFITLGQYDVPFLGVGIPLPVIFMIVLGIITSIFLNRTSWGYKIYAVGGNEQAARLSGINTGRIKVLVYTLCGALTAIGGILMTARLGVAAPTAALGYELDVIAAAVIGGASLTGGEGTVLGVIIGAAIMQVLRTGMVLLGFPAYWQPSAIGAIIILAIMFDQYRKRRMGLIR is encoded by the coding sequence ATGAAAGAAGGGGTAAAAAGTAAAAGATTGATAAAGACGTCTAGAATTCAGGAGCTCGGAATTCTTGTCATATTATTTTTATTATCTCTATTTCTAAGTTTGACCACTGAGACTTTTTTGACTTCTACTAACATTTTTAATATTTTGCGCGCTTTTTCATGGATTGCTATTAGTGGTTTTGGAATATTGATGGTTATTATTACGGGAGGAATAGATCTTTCGGTTGGTTCAGTAATGGCTATGGCAGGTTTGATAACAGCTATGATGCTTAAGGCTAATTTTGGTGTATTTCTTTCTATTCTTGGTGGAATATTTATTGGAGGATTAATAGGCTTTATAAATGGTATATTGATAAGTAAAACTAATCTTCCGCCCTTTATTGCTACTCTTGGTACAATGAATATTGCGAGAGGCTTTTGCTATGGTGTAACGGGAGGATGGCCTGTTAGAGATTTACCGAAATCTTTCATTACTCTTGGGCAATATGACGTGCCTTTTTTAGGGGTAGGTATTCCTCTTCCCGTTATATTTATGATAGTGCTGGGTATAATTACATCGATCTTCCTTAATAGAACCTCTTGGGGATATAAAATATATGCTGTTGGAGGAAATGAACAGGCTGCAAGGCTTTCTGGTATCAATACTGGAAGAATAAAGGTACTGGTTTATACTCTTTGTGGAGCTCTTACAGCTATTGGTGGTATCCTAATGACTGCAAGATTAGGGGTAGCTGCTCCTACGGCAGCTTTGGGATATGAACTTGATGTTATAGCTGCTGCTGTTATAGGGGGAGCTTCACTTACTGGAGGTGAAGGAACTGTTCTTGGAGTTATTATTGGTGCGGCTATTATGCAAGTTTTAAGAACAGGAATGGTGTTATTAGGCTTTCCTGCTTACTGGCAACCCTCTGCTATAGGTGCAATAATCATACTTGCTATTATGTTTGACCAGTATAGAAAGAGAAGAATGGGATTAATAAGATAA